A stretch of DNA from Ricinus communis isolate WT05 ecotype wild-type chromosome 4, ASM1957865v1, whole genome shotgun sequence:
GATTGGAGAATTGCAGACAGCTTTATTGCTGTTCAACTCAATGCCAATGAGAAATATTATGTCTTGTAACATTTTGATTAACGCATATATACATAGTGGGGAGTTGGACAGTGCACGTAAATTGTTTGATGAAATGCCTGAAAGAAATGTTGCCACTTGGAATGCTGTGGTTGCTGGGTTGATACAGTTCGAGATTAATGAAGAGGgtttgaatttatttaggGATATGTATGAGTTGGGCTTTCTTCCTGATGAATATACTCTTGGTAGTGTTCTTCGCGGTTGTGCTGGTTTAAAATCTATGTATGCAGGAAGGCAAGTTCATTGTTATGTTGTGAAATGTGGgtttgaatttaatttggtTGTTGGTAGTTCATTGGCTCACATGTATATGAAAAGTGGTAGTTTAAGTGAAGGAGAGAGAGTTATTAAATCTATGCCGAGTCGAAATATTGTGGCTTGGAATACACTAATTGCTGGCAAATCTCAAAATGGCCATTCTGAGGAAGTTCTGGATCTGTATAATATGATGAGAATTATGGGTTTTAGACCTGATAAAATTACTTTTGCAAGTGTAATTAGTTCATGTTCGGAATTGACTACCCTTGGTCAAGGTCAACAGATTCATGCTGAAGTGATTAAAGCTGGTGCTAGTTCTGTTGTTGCCGTGACTAGTTCTTTAATTAGCATGTATTCAAGATGTGGGTGTTTGGAAGATTCTGTAAAAGTTTTCTTGGAATGTAAAGATGTTGATGTCATACTCTGGAGCTCTATGATTGCTGCTTATGGGTTTCATGGACGAGGAGAAGAAGCTATTAAACTGTTTCACCAGATGGAGCAGGAGAATCTGGAGGCAAATGATGTTACTTTCTTGAGTTTGCTTTATGCTTGTAGTCATTGTGGATTGAAGGACAAAGGGGTAgaattttttaagttaatgGTGGAAAAGTACGGAGTGAAGCCTAGATTAGAACATTATACGTGTATGGTTGACCTACTTGGTAGGTCAGGGTGTTTAGATGAAGCAGAGGCCAAAATAAGATCAATGCCTGTAAAAGCGGACGCTGTCATTTGGAAAACTTTGTTATCAGCATGTAAAGTTCACAAAAACGCTGACATGGCAAGAAGGGTTGCAGAAGAAATTCTTAAGCTTGATCCTCAGGATTCAGCTTCGTATGTGCTTCTGGCTAATGTCCATGCTTCTGCTAAGAGTTGGCAGGTTGTCTCAGAGGTAAGAAAAGCCATGAGAGACAGGAATGTGAAGAAGGAACCAGGTATAAGTTGGTTGGAAGTGAAGAATCAGGTTCATCAGTTCTGCATGGCTGATAAATCACATCCAAGTCTAGAGGCGAT
This window harbors:
- the LOC107260910 gene encoding pentatricopeptide repeat-containing protein At2g41080 isoform X2, which encodes MHGRQILFWSSKYISIRRRFVSTNTGQSASSQSLVQEFTNLCSNGLIKEAFESYNSLIWINPSLFSHIVQSCIPKKSLLVAKQLHSLVITSGCFYKEKFLRNHLLNMYSKIGELQTALLLFNSMPMRNIMSCNILINAYIHSGELDSARKLFDEMPERNVATWNAVVAGLIQFEINEEGLNLFRDMYELGFLPDEYTLGSVLRGCAGLKSMYAGRQVHCYVVKCGFEFNLVVGSSLAHMYMKSGSLSEGERVIKSMPSRNIVAWNTLIAGKSQNGHSEEVLDLYNMMRIMGFRPDKITFASVISSCSELTTLGQGQQIHAEVIKAGASSVVAVTSSLISMYSRCGCLEDSVKVFLECKDVDVILWSSMIAAYGFHGRGEEAIKLFHQMEQENLEANDVTFLSLLYACSHCGLKDKGVEFFKLMVEKYGVKPRLEHYTCMVDLLGRSGCLDEAEAKIRSMPVKADAVIWKTLLSACKVHKNADMARRVAEEILKLDPQDSASYVLLANVHASAKSWQVVSEVRKAMRDRNVKKEPGISWLEVKNQVHQFCMADKSHPSLEAIDLYLKELMEQMKLRGYVPDTGSVLHDMDNEEKEYSLVHHSEKLAIAFALMNTPPGVPIRIMKNLRVCSDCHVAIKYISDIRNREIIVRDTSRFHHFKNGKCSCGDYW
- the LOC107260910 gene encoding pentatricopeptide repeat-containing protein At2g41080 isoform X1, producing the protein MHGRQILFWSSKYISIRRRFVSTNTGQSASSQSLVQEFTNLCSNGLIKEAFESYNSLIWINPSLFSHIVQSCIPKKSLLVAKQLHSLVITSGCFYKEKFLRNHLLNMYSKIGELQTALLLFNSMPMRNIMSCNILINAYIHSGELDSARKLFDEMPERNVATWNAVVAGLIQFEINEEGLNLFRDMYELGFLPDEYTLGSVLRGCAGLKSMYAGRQVHCYVVKCGFEFNLVVGSSLAHMYMKSGSLSEGERVIKSMPSRNIVAWNTLIAGKSQNGHSEEVLDLYNMMRIMGFRPDKITFASVISSCSELTTLGQGQQIHAEVIKAGASSVVAVTSSLISMYSRCGCLEDSVKVFLECKDVDVILWSSMIAAYGFHGRGEEAIKLFHQMEQENLEANDVTFLSLLYACSHCGLKDKGVEFFKLMVEKYGVKPRLEHYTCMVDLLGRSGCLDEAEAKIRSMPVKADAVIWKTLLSACKVHKNADMARRVAEEILKLDPQDSASYVLLANVHASAKSWQVVSEVRKAMRDRNVKKEPGISWLEVKNQVHQFCMADKSHPSLEAIDLYLKELMEQMKLRGYVPDTGSVLHDMDNEEKEYSLVHHSEKLAIAFALMNTPPGVPIRIMKNLRVCSDCHVAIKYISDIRNREIIVRDTSRFHHFKNGKCSCGDYWVLLYGLQVEIHYRQADNRKETERKSRGSM